The uncultured Desulfuromonas sp. genome has a segment encoding these proteins:
- a CDS encoding aminotransferase class V-fold PLP-dependent enzyme, with product MNLPLLKILVIEDDRDLLEQIVQNMARSVGNFERTDVTIEVIEAATVASAIQQIEDDGDIQAVVLSWDIEGFCEGINDDEQKTYCSNVEIISAIKNIRVSVPIYILGNENQGMDIINESIDIESFFFRDDIILDPESILGYILNDFDDRSQAPFWKAYKNYITETNDSWHTPGHCGGLSFRNSPYINDFYHFYGRNVFVGDLSVSVDSLGSLAEGTYAIGKAQEAAAYTFEVTKTYFVTNGSSTSNKVILQTVLRSGDKVIVDRNCHKSVHYGMVQAGADPIYLSSVLDPDYGIFAPPTLAEIREAIEQHPDAKLIVLTGCTYEGLLMDIRAVVEMAHAKGIKVFIDEAWFAYSLFHPKFRYYSAIDSGADYITHSAHKVVSAFSQASYIHVNDPDFDADFFHEIFSIYVSTSPKYQIIASLDVCHKQLEMEGYGLLKDLLEQVAELKEQTKNFRYIKILDMEDFEQAFPHFKEDNVGHDPLKILIDVSKLDYSVHEIHRYLLDEIGLEIEKFTHSTMLVLLTLGGTRSKVIRLYNALKKLDQKKAAIPISRHRKKRLEGLPKITLNCLPAKAFFGARESVSYEQAIGRTSAGLVTPYPPGIPLLVPGQAVEKGAITYLRSLVAQNVHIQGVYDGEIYVMKEE from the coding sequence ATGAATCTGCCTCTGCTCAAAATCCTAGTCATAGAAGACGACCGCGATCTACTCGAACAGATCGTCCAAAACATGGCCAGGTCTGTCGGTAATTTTGAACGCACCGATGTCACGATTGAAGTCATTGAGGCCGCAACCGTTGCGTCGGCCATCCAACAAATTGAAGACGATGGGGATATTCAGGCGGTTGTTTTAAGCTGGGATATCGAAGGCTTCTGCGAAGGAATCAATGATGACGAGCAGAAAACCTATTGCAGCAATGTCGAGATCATTTCCGCTATCAAGAATATTCGCGTTTCGGTCCCGATTTATATTCTCGGCAATGAAAATCAGGGGATGGATATCATCAACGAATCCATTGATATTGAATCGTTCTTTTTCCGTGACGACATCATTCTCGATCCTGAATCGATCCTCGGCTACATTCTCAACGACTTTGACGACCGCTCTCAGGCACCGTTTTGGAAGGCGTATAAAAACTACATTACCGAAACCAACGATTCATGGCATACGCCCGGCCACTGCGGCGGATTGAGTTTCAGGAACTCGCCGTATATCAATGATTTCTACCATTTTTACGGCCGCAATGTGTTTGTCGGTGATCTTTCGGTTTCCGTAGATTCGCTCGGCTCTCTGGCGGAAGGCACCTATGCCATCGGCAAGGCGCAGGAGGCGGCAGCCTACACCTTTGAAGTGACCAAGACCTACTTTGTCACCAACGGTTCCAGCACCTCGAATAAGGTCATTTTGCAGACGGTGCTGCGCAGTGGCGACAAGGTGATTGTCGACCGTAACTGCCACAAGTCCGTACATTACGGCATGGTGCAGGCGGGTGCTGATCCGATCTACCTGAGCAGCGTGCTTGATCCTGATTACGGCATTTTTGCGCCGCCGACTCTGGCGGAAATCCGCGAAGCCATTGAGCAGCATCCCGATGCCAAGCTGATCGTGTTGACCGGCTGCACCTACGAAGGGTTGTTGATGGACATCCGCGCCGTGGTCGAGATGGCGCATGCGAAAGGCATTAAGGTGTTTATTGATGAAGCCTGGTTTGCCTATTCGCTGTTTCATCCGAAGTTTCGCTATTACTCGGCGATTGATTCGGGAGCCGACTACATCACCCATTCCGCCCATAAGGTGGTTTCCGCCTTTTCCCAGGCCAGTTATATCCATGTTAATGACCCGGATTTTGATGCGGACTTCTTCCACGAAATTTTCAGCATCTATGTCAGTACCTCTCCCAAATACCAGATTATTGCCTCGCTGGATGTGTGCCATAAGCAGCTGGAAATGGAAGGTTATGGGCTGTTGAAAGATTTACTGGAGCAGGTAGCGGAACTCAAGGAGCAAACGAAGAACTTCCGCTATATCAAGATCCTCGATATGGAGGATTTTGAGCAGGCATTTCCCCATTTCAAAGAGGATAATGTCGGCCATGACCCGTTAAAGATTCTCATCGATGTGTCCAAACTGGATTACTCGGTGCATGAGATTCACCGTTATCTGTTGGATGAGATCGGGCTGGAGATTGAGAAATTCACCCACTCGACCATGCTGGTGCTGCTGACGTTGGGCGGCACCCGGTCAAAGGTGATTCGCCTCTACAACGCCCTTAAGAAACTGGATCAGAAAAAGGCGGCGATCCCCATTTCACGCCACCGCAAGAAGCGGTTGGAAGGCCTGCCGAAAATCACCTTGAACTGCCTGCCCGCCAAAGCCTTCTTTGGCGCGCGGGAAAGCGTCAGCTATGAACAGGCCATCGGCAGAACCTCGGCCGGGCTGGTGACGCCCTATCCGCCGGGGATTCCGTTATTAGTACCGGGACAGGCGGTGGAGAAAGGGGCGATCACCTACCTGCGCAGCCTGGTCGCTCAAAATGTCCATATTCAGGGTGTGTATGACGGTGAAATTTACGTGATGAAAGAGGAGTGA
- a CDS encoding IS256 family transposase, whose amino-acid sequence MTKPNIPFDMDAALQALREGKDLTGKDGVLTPLIKQLTEAAMQAELDAHLDQEETPNRKNGSSSKTVKSVSGSFELDTPRDRANTFEPQLVKKHQTQLTDELERKIIALFSLGTSYQDIRSHIADMYGISVSNGTISAVTDKLLPELQAWRERDLEPVYPILWLDAIHYKIKENGRYVSKAVYTILALNIEGKKELLGLYLSDQEVAHHWLSVLTDLHNRGVEDILIACVDGLKGFPEAIETIYPHTEIQHCVIHQIRNSIKYVASKNQKAFMADLKCVYKAVTLNAAEIALDELDAKWGDKYPMVIKSWRSKWPTLSNYFKYPADVRTAIYTTNAVEAVHRQFRKLTKTKGGFANENSLLKLLYAGILKASERWTHPIQNWNLTLAQLTIHFPDRLEKYLSL is encoded by the coding sequence ATGACTAAGCCAAACATCCCCTTCGATATGGACGCCGCCTTACAGGCTCTGCGTGAAGGCAAAGACCTCACGGGTAAAGATGGCGTTTTAACACCATTGATCAAGCAACTCACCGAAGCAGCCATGCAAGCGGAGCTTGACGCGCATTTGGACCAGGAAGAGACGCCAAACCGCAAGAATGGCTCATCTTCCAAAACAGTCAAATCCGTCTCCGGCAGCTTTGAGCTGGACACACCCAGGGATCGCGCGAATACATTCGAACCGCAGTTGGTGAAAAAGCATCAAACACAGTTAACCGATGAGTTGGAGCGCAAAATCATCGCGCTGTTTTCTCTCGGCACCAGCTATCAGGACATCCGTAGCCACATTGCCGATATGTACGGTATCTCTGTCTCCAACGGCACCATCAGCGCCGTAACCGATAAGCTGTTACCCGAACTACAGGCCTGGCGTGAACGCGATCTGGAGCCGGTTTATCCGATTCTTTGGCTCGACGCAATTCATTACAAGATCAAGGAGAATGGCCGTTATGTCAGCAAGGCCGTCTACACCATTCTGGCTCTGAACATTGAGGGCAAGAAAGAGCTTCTCGGTCTCTATCTTTCCGATCAGGAGGTCGCTCATCACTGGTTGAGCGTCCTGACCGATTTACACAATCGTGGTGTGGAGGATATCTTGATCGCCTGTGTCGATGGACTCAAGGGCTTTCCCGAAGCCATCGAAACCATCTACCCGCATACGGAAATCCAGCACTGCGTGATTCATCAGATCCGCAATTCCATCAAGTACGTGGCCTCTAAAAACCAGAAAGCTTTTATGGCGGATTTGAAGTGTGTCTATAAGGCTGTAACCCTCAATGCTGCCGAGATCGCCTTGGATGAACTGGACGCCAAATGGGGCGACAAGTATCCAATGGTGATCAAGTCCTGGCGTAGTAAATGGCCGACGTTGTCCAACTATTTCAAATATCCAGCTGACGTCAGAACCGCGATCTACACGACCAATGCCGTCGAAGCGGTTCACCGGCAGTTTCGCAAACTGACCAAAACCAAAGGCGGATTTGCCAACGAAAACAGTTTACTGAAATTGCTCTATGCGGGCATACTCAAGGCCAGCGAGCGGTGGACGCATCCCATCCAGAACTGGAATCTGACTCTGGCTCAGCTGACGATCCATTTTCCAGACCGACTCGAAAAATACCTCAGCCTATGA
- a CDS encoding 5'-nucleotidase encodes MPLDLSDTLVVGISATALFDLEEADSQFQKMKKQDPDTAIETYREYMLEREDIPLEGGTGLPLVKALLELNKYQKTDESPLVEIVVMSRNSPETGIRVLNTIRNKKLKISRSAFTAGESAVDYLDAFDVDLFLTTSVNDAQRVIDSRTCAAAIVKAPPTSISKIPEGQVRIAFDGDAVLFDESSELVYKEEGLAAFHTNEDDSQDIPLPEGPYATLLKKLSRLQERLPIRVEYSPVRIALVTARNSPAEMRVIKTLRHWGVYVDEAFFLGGVEKSKILKAFRPHIFFDDQDIHLENAAHLVPSGKVLYPSTSLLNPPKKLNQEDDVELPSPKH; translated from the coding sequence TTGCCACTCGATCTTTCAGATACATTAGTTGTCGGTATTTCTGCTACTGCGTTATTTGATCTTGAAGAAGCTGACAGTCAGTTTCAAAAGATGAAAAAGCAAGATCCCGATACTGCTATTGAAACATATCGTGAATATATGCTTGAGAGAGAAGACATCCCTTTGGAGGGTGGTACTGGACTCCCCTTGGTAAAGGCTCTTCTTGAACTGAATAAATATCAAAAAACGGACGAATCGCCCTTGGTTGAGATTGTTGTAATGTCAAGAAATAGCCCCGAAACTGGGATTAGGGTTTTAAACACGATTAGAAATAAAAAATTGAAGATATCGCGATCTGCATTTACTGCAGGTGAATCTGCCGTTGACTACCTTGATGCTTTTGATGTTGATCTTTTTTTGACTACAAGTGTTAATGACGCTCAGAGAGTTATTGACAGTCGAACATGCGCAGCGGCTATCGTCAAAGCCCCTCCAACCTCTATAAGTAAAATACCAGAAGGCCAAGTAAGAATCGCTTTTGATGGTGATGCCGTCTTATTCGATGAAAGCAGTGAGCTTGTGTATAAAGAAGAAGGTCTTGCCGCTTTTCATACTAATGAAGACGACTCTCAGGATATTCCTTTGCCTGAAGGGCCTTATGCGACCCTTCTCAAAAAGTTGTCACGGCTTCAAGAGCGTTTGCCGATTCGGGTAGAGTATTCTCCGGTTCGAATCGCATTGGTCACTGCTCGTAATAGCCCTGCAGAAATGCGTGTTATTAAAACTCTCAGACACTGGGGGGTTTATGTAGATGAGGCATTTTTTCTCGGTGGTGTCGAGAAATCTAAAATTTTAAAAGCATTCCGGCCGCATATTTTTTTCGATGATCAAGACATACATCTAGAGAATGCCGCTCATTTAGTGCCTTCTGGAAAAGTTTTATATCCAAGTACGTCACTTCTCAACCCACCTAAAAAGCTAAACCAAGAAGATGATGTTGAACTTCCCTCCCCAAAGCATTAA
- a CDS encoding RMD1 family protein, translating into MIVAAEHLAKSIDLKQLGYPKFSSDTAMTETVSGGYLVVFKYGVVVYFGLQTAEKDAHKKEIHSAAKNIHSYQETETATLAQNSDKMTVYDGNISLPSISKEQVLVIADILGKSVILSWYESQVNEMFETIEPIAEKMKKGRILKGKKQLIQTLGGALSIQNAMLSRIRLDDKPDILWDMPELEKLYHLLNNEYEIIERQQVLEGRLKMITDTISFNTDILDYVSSHRVEWYITILIVVEIVLTLYELFLRHP; encoded by the coding sequence ATGATAGTTGCTGCAGAGCACCTTGCCAAAAGTATCGATCTTAAACAGCTGGGCTATCCCAAGTTTTCATCCGATACGGCGATGACTGAAACCGTCAGCGGCGGATATCTGGTGGTGTTCAAGTATGGGGTTGTCGTCTATTTTGGGTTACAGACAGCAGAAAAAGATGCCCACAAAAAAGAGATTCACAGCGCGGCTAAAAACATCCACTCCTATCAGGAGACGGAAACTGCGACCTTAGCCCAGAATTCCGACAAAATGACCGTCTATGACGGCAACATCTCCCTGCCTTCCATCAGCAAAGAACAGGTGCTGGTCATTGCCGACATCCTCGGTAAGAGCGTGATCCTTTCCTGGTATGAAAGTCAGGTCAATGAGATGTTCGAAACCATTGAGCCGATTGCCGAGAAGATGAAGAAAGGGAGAATCCTCAAGGGGAAAAAACAGCTGATCCAGACCCTCGGCGGAGCGTTGTCGATTCAAAACGCCATGCTCAGTCGCATTCGCCTTGATGACAAACCCGACATCCTCTGGGATATGCCGGAGCTGGAAAAACTCTATCACCTGCTCAATAACGAGTATGAAATCATCGAGCGGCAGCAGGTGCTCGAAGGCCGGCTGAAGATGATTACCGACACCATCAGCTTCAACACCGATATTCTCGATTATGTCAGCAGCCACCGTGTCGAGTGGTACATTACGATTCTGATCGTGGTGGAGATTGTGCTGACCCTTTATGAACTGTTTCTCCGCCATCCCTGA